One genomic window of Sphingomonas ginsengisoli An et al. 2013 includes the following:
- a CDS encoding low molecular weight protein tyrosine phosphatase family protein, translated as MKNVLFVCSQNRLRSPTAEQVFAAYPAIEVASAGTNNDAETPLTSELVRWADLIFVMEKAHRTKVQKRFKADLKQARLICLDIPDDYEFMDAELVRLLKAKVARFLPG; from the coding sequence ATGAAGAATGTGTTGTTCGTTTGCAGCCAGAACCGGTTGCGCAGTCCCACCGCCGAGCAGGTGTTCGCGGCTTACCCCGCGATCGAGGTTGCCTCGGCGGGGACCAATAATGACGCCGAAACGCCGCTGACGTCCGAGCTGGTCCGCTGGGCCGACCTCATCTTCGTGATGGAGAAGGCCCATCGCACCAAGGTCCAGAAGCGCTTCAAGGCCGATCTCAAGCAGGCGCGCCTGATCTGCCTCGACATACCGGACGACTATGAGTTCATGGATGCCGAGCTGGTGCGGCTCCTGAAGGCGAAGGTGGCGCGATTTCTTCCGGGGTAG
- a CDS encoding putative bifunctional diguanylate cyclase/phosphodiesterase, translating to MYEAPDRYKRMIAARLPDGESVAAATAEAERLASPLKDIQLISRGQLAPFFALANLLAALLFTAALWGTNTEQVLLPWCLAVGAANIAAMRWAQHQAVVCVGRSGKAVPVWQLSGDVLARAALWLSLPLWTFSKLHPTDQLIAASIIAGVGVAGLGLVVVPVCASAWMTSFTFGLCAVLFFARGSIPFQQMLSIMFTLGVSIVGVLTVARWAFKQLKANAEFGSKSESASLLLQEYEQRGVGWLWQIDDENRVSYISSRMSALLGRPSGQLLGQPLTGLLGGHAELGKVLLDKSPFNNLEMELKTPHGQRWISMAGDPIINTAGRFEGFRGVGSDITEIRHTQERLTHLANVDVLSGLPNRGRVRQLLGDALRHATASNVPCAIMFLDLDGFKPVNDTFGHPKGDAVLRMVAKRLCDQLKQDGTVGRLGGDEFAIVIPDAQSRKKVEQLAERIIVSVAEPYMIDGVEIRIGVSVGCAFGPIDGATVDDLILKADLALYEAKDAGRGVARYFSRELQSEQDDRVRLESDIRMAIETRQFHLAFQPLVNAKSQKLVGFEALLRWNHPTRGFVPPNVFIPIAEECGLMSQLGEFVIEESCKAAASWPEPITVALNISPKQIILPALPNMVSQALARYKLPGNRLELEVTEGVFLDDDSRTLAVLGRLRQLGVGIALDDFGTGYSSIGYLNKAVFHKLKIDGSFVREAGSKAGNVAIIQTIVQLAKSFRMSVTAEGVETPEDFERMRDLGVDTIQGYLFGKPLSYDRANQMVLGLGAKRLAG from the coding sequence GTGTACGAAGCCCCTGATCGCTACAAAAGAATGATCGCCGCGCGGCTGCCCGACGGCGAATCGGTGGCGGCCGCGACCGCCGAGGCCGAGCGCCTGGCCTCGCCGCTCAAGGACATCCAGCTCATCTCGCGCGGCCAGCTCGCGCCCTTTTTCGCGCTCGCCAACCTGCTTGCGGCGCTGCTGTTCACCGCGGCGCTGTGGGGCACCAACACCGAGCAGGTGCTGCTCCCGTGGTGCCTCGCCGTCGGCGCCGCCAACATCGCCGCGATGCGCTGGGCGCAGCACCAGGCGGTGGTCTGCGTCGGCCGCTCGGGCAAGGCGGTGCCGGTGTGGCAATTGTCGGGCGACGTCCTCGCCCGCGCCGCTTTGTGGCTTTCGCTGCCCTTGTGGACCTTCTCCAAACTCCATCCGACCGACCAGCTGATCGCCGCCTCGATCATCGCCGGGGTCGGCGTCGCCGGGCTCGGCCTCGTCGTCGTCCCCGTCTGCGCCAGCGCGTGGATGACCAGCTTCACCTTCGGCCTGTGCGCGGTGCTCTTCTTCGCCCGCGGCTCGATCCCCTTCCAGCAGATGCTGTCGATCATGTTCACGCTCGGCGTGTCGATCGTCGGCGTGCTGACCGTCGCCCGCTGGGCGTTCAAGCAACTCAAGGCCAATGCCGAGTTCGGCTCCAAGAGCGAGAGCGCCTCGCTCCTGCTCCAGGAATATGAGCAGCGCGGCGTGGGCTGGCTGTGGCAGATCGACGACGAGAATCGCGTCTCTTACATCTCGAGCCGGATGAGCGCGCTGCTCGGCCGGCCCTCGGGCCAGCTGCTCGGCCAGCCGCTCACCGGGCTGCTCGGCGGCCATGCCGAACTGGGCAAGGTGCTGCTCGACAAGAGCCCGTTCAACAATCTCGAGATGGAGTTGAAGACCCCGCACGGCCAGCGCTGGATCAGCATGGCGGGCGACCCGATCATCAACACCGCCGGCCGCTTCGAAGGCTTCCGCGGGGTCGGCAGCGACATCACCGAAATCCGCCACACGCAGGAGCGGCTGACCCACCTTGCCAACGTCGACGTGCTGTCGGGCCTGCCCAACCGCGGCCGGGTCCGCCAGCTGCTCGGCGACGCGCTGCGTCATGCCACCGCCAGCAATGTGCCCTGCGCGATCATGTTCCTCGACCTTGACGGCTTCAAGCCGGTCAACGACACCTTCGGTCACCCCAAGGGCGACGCGGTGCTGCGGATGGTCGCCAAGCGCTTGTGCGACCAATTGAAGCAGGACGGCACCGTCGGCCGCCTCGGCGGCGACGAGTTCGCCATCGTCATCCCCGACGCGCAGAGCCGTAAGAAGGTCGAGCAGCTCGCCGAGCGGATCATCGTCTCGGTCGCCGAGCCCTACATGATCGACGGGGTCGAGATCCGCATCGGCGTCTCGGTCGGCTGCGCCTTCGGCCCGATCGACGGCGCCACCGTCGACGACCTCATCCTCAAGGCCGACCTCGCGCTCTACGAAGCCAAGGACGCCGGCCGCGGGGTCGCCCGCTACTTCAGCCGCGAGCTCCAGTCCGAACAGGACGACCGCGTCCGGCTCGAGAGCGACATCCGCATGGCGATCGAGACGCGCCAGTTCCACCTCGCCTTCCAGCCCTTGGTCAACGCCAAGAGCCAGAAGCTGGTCGGGTTCGAGGCGCTGCTGCGCTGGAACCACCCGACCCGCGGCTTCGTGCCCCCCAACGTGTTCATCCCGATCGCCGAGGAATGCGGGCTGATGAGCCAACTCGGCGAGTTCGTGATCGAGGAATCGTGCAAGGCCGCCGCCAGCTGGCCCGAGCCGATCACCGTCGCGCTCAACATCAGCCCCAAGCAGATCATCCTGCCCGCGCTGCCCAACATGGTCAGCCAGGCGCTCGCCCGCTACAAATTGCCGGGCAACCGGCTCGAGCTCGAAGTCACCGAGGGCGTGTTCCTCGACGACGACAGCCGCACCCTCGCTGTGCTCGGCCGCCTGCGCCAATTGGGCGTCGGTATCGCGCTCGACGACTTCGGCACCGGCTATTCGTCGATCGGCTATCTCAACAAGGCCGTCTTCCATAAGCTCAAGATCGACGGCAGCTTCGTCCGCGAGGCGGGCAGCAAGGCCGGCAACGTCGCGATCATCCAGACCATCGTGCAATTGGCCAAGAGCTTCCGCATGTCGGTCACCGCCGAGGGCGTCGAGACCCCCGAGGATTTCGAGCGGATGCGCGACCTTGGGGTCGACACCATCCAGGGCTATCTGTTCGGCAAGCCGCTCTCCTACGACCGCGCCAACCAGATGGTCCTCGGCCTCGGCGCCAAGCGGCTGGCGGGCTAG
- a CDS encoding sensor histidine kinase, with product MATDSATLTEERPLLVRRRANAERTPRALRPRKGPIAKTVGLDVPFFADKNRAFWVLQSAGWSGYFILRSLSGVANAMPMMFVVHTLLLTATGYSLTLLMGSLFRRLITMRAIYTVILSVAAVVLAATAFSVIETWSHATFVKPGAVPFGIESFGAILLNFALLAAWSALYYGINYYLLLEEEIDQRALLESQASSAQLAMLRYQLNPHFLFNTLNSISTLVLLKQTERANAMLARLSSFLRYTLVNEPSAQVTLAQEVETLKLYLEIEKMRFEDRLRPHFRIDASTIGVRLPSLLLQPLVENAIKYAVTPSETGADIWLSATRNGDKVRIEVADNGHVSNEGLVATQSTGVGLANTRDRLAQAYGEAHSFATRTNEHGGFSVIVDIPLDAASGAAA from the coding sequence ATGGCGACCGATAGCGCGACGCTGACCGAAGAGCGGCCGCTGCTGGTCCGCCGACGCGCCAATGCCGAGCGGACGCCGCGGGCGCTCCGCCCGCGCAAGGGGCCGATCGCCAAGACGGTCGGGCTCGACGTGCCCTTCTTCGCCGACAAGAACCGCGCTTTCTGGGTGCTCCAGTCGGCGGGGTGGAGCGGCTATTTCATCCTCCGCTCGCTGTCGGGCGTGGCCAACGCCATGCCGATGATGTTCGTGGTCCACACGCTGCTGCTGACCGCGACCGGCTATTCGCTGACGCTGCTGATGGGGTCGCTGTTTCGGCGGCTGATCACCATGCGGGCGATTTACACCGTGATCCTGAGCGTTGCCGCGGTGGTGCTAGCGGCGACCGCTTTCTCGGTCATCGAGACGTGGAGCCACGCGACCTTCGTCAAGCCCGGCGCGGTGCCGTTCGGGATCGAGAGCTTCGGCGCGATCCTCCTCAATTTCGCGCTGCTCGCGGCGTGGTCGGCGCTCTATTACGGGATCAACTACTATCTCCTGCTCGAGGAGGAGATCGACCAGCGCGCGTTGCTCGAAAGCCAGGCGAGCTCGGCGCAGCTGGCGATGCTGCGCTACCAGCTCAATCCGCATTTCCTGTTCAATACGCTCAACAGCATTTCGACGCTGGTGCTGTTGAAGCAGACCGAGCGGGCCAATGCGATGCTGGCGCGGTTGTCGTCCTTCCTCCGCTACACGCTGGTCAACGAGCCGAGCGCGCAGGTCACGCTGGCGCAGGAGGTGGAGACGTTGAAGCTCTACCTCGAGATCGAGAAGATGCGGTTCGAGGACCGGCTGCGTCCGCACTTCCGGATCGACGCCTCGACCATCGGAGTGCGGCTGCCCTCGCTGCTGCTCCAGCCGCTGGTCGAAAATGCGATCAAATATGCGGTGACGCCGAGCGAGACCGGGGCCGACATCTGGCTGTCGGCGACGCGCAACGGCGACAAGGTGCGGATCGAGGTGGCCGACAACGGCCATGTTTCCAACGAAGGGCTGGTCGCGACCCAGTCGACCGGCGTCGGCCTGGCGAACACCCGCGACCGTCTGGCGCAAGCCTATGGCGAGGCGCACAGCTTTGCCACACGCACCAACGAACATGGGGGGTTCAGCGTCATTGTGGATATTCCGCTCGACGCCGCGTCGGGGGCGGCGGCGTGA
- a CDS encoding LytR/AlgR family response regulator transcription factor: MSIRTILVDDEPLATQGLRLRLEAHDDVEVIATASNGREAIRAIKTHKPDLVFLDIQMPGFDGFSVIQGLMEVEPPLFVFVTAYGDHALRAFEAQAVDYLMKPVEEDRLAATMERVRQRLSEKRGAQEAERLKEALEEHAPEAAEELAADAGPAEPHAASRFEKMINIKDQGQIFRVDVDTIERIDAAGDYMCIQTGDNTLILRETMKDLEKRLDPRRFQRVHRSTIVNLDLVRQVKPHTNGECFLVLDSGAQVKVSRSYRDVVARFVH; this comes from the coding sequence ATGAGCATTCGCACCATATTGGTCGACGACGAGCCACTGGCGACGCAGGGCCTGCGGCTGCGGCTCGAGGCGCACGACGACGTCGAGGTGATCGCCACCGCGAGCAACGGCCGCGAGGCGATCCGCGCAATCAAGACCCACAAGCCCGACCTCGTCTTCCTCGACATCCAGATGCCGGGGTTCGACGGCTTCTCGGTCATCCAGGGGCTGATGGAGGTCGAGCCGCCGCTGTTCGTCTTCGTCACCGCCTATGGCGACCATGCGCTGCGCGCCTTCGAGGCGCAGGCGGTCGACTATCTGATGAAGCCGGTCGAAGAGGACCGGCTCGCCGCGACGATGGAGCGGGTGCGCCAGCGCCTGTCCGAGAAGCGTGGTGCGCAGGAGGCCGAGCGGCTCAAGGAAGCGCTCGAGGAGCATGCCCCCGAGGCGGCCGAGGAGCTGGCGGCCGACGCCGGCCCGGCCGAGCCGCATGCCGCCAGCCGGTTCGAGAAGATGATCAACATCAAGGACCAGGGGCAGATCTTCCGGGTCGATGTCGACACGATCGAGCGGATCGACGCCGCCGGCGACTACATGTGCATCCAGACCGGCGACAACACGCTGATCCTGCGCGAGACGATGAAGGACCTCGAGAAGCGGCTCGACCCGCGGCGATTCCAGCGGGTCCACCGCTCGACCATCGTCAACCTCGACCTCGTCCGGCAGGTCAAGCCGCACACCAACGGCGAGTGCTTCCTGGTGCTCGACTCGGGCGCGCAGGTGAAGGTCTCGCGCTCCTACCGCGACGTGGTGGCGCGCTTCGTTCACTAG
- a CDS encoding isocitrate lyase/PEP mutase family protein, producing MRDFATFAALHVPGDPLVLYNIWDPGSARAVAAAGAKALATGSHPVGDASGFGDAQQVPLDYVFDNSRRILAAVDLPLSVDFEGAYATDPAEAAANVASLKATGAVGCNFEDQVIGGSGLHPLADQVARIRAIRAAVGGDFFLNARTDLVLKAGNGPLPLDEMIERGKAFADAGASGFFVPRLADLRTVERVVREVPLPLNLIAFPGAPSKAEWASAGVARISHGPFPLRTLMAQLTEAARTALT from the coding sequence ATGCGCGACTTCGCCACCTTTGCCGCATTGCATGTGCCCGGCGATCCGCTGGTGCTGTACAACATCTGGGACCCGGGCAGCGCGCGGGCGGTGGCGGCAGCCGGCGCGAAGGCGTTGGCGACCGGCAGCCATCCGGTCGGCGACGCCAGCGGCTTTGGCGACGCGCAACAGGTGCCGCTCGATTACGTCTTCGACAATTCCCGCCGCATCCTCGCCGCCGTCGACCTGCCGCTCAGCGTCGACTTCGAAGGAGCCTATGCGACCGATCCGGCCGAAGCCGCGGCCAACGTCGCGTCGCTCAAAGCGACCGGCGCGGTCGGCTGCAACTTCGAGGACCAGGTGATCGGCGGCAGCGGTCTCCATCCGCTCGCCGACCAGGTCGCCCGCATCCGTGCGATTCGGGCAGCGGTGGGCGGCGACTTCTTCCTCAATGCCCGCACCGACCTCGTCCTCAAGGCGGGGAACGGCCCGCTTCCGCTCGACGAGATGATCGAACGCGGGAAGGCGTTCGCCGACGCGGGTGCGAGCGGTTTCTTCGTGCCCCGCTTGGCCGATCTCAGGACCGTCGAGCGCGTGGTGCGCGAGGTGCCTCTACCGTTGAATTTGATCGCCTTTCCTGGCGCCCCGTCGAAAGCTGAGTGGGCGAGCGCGGGCGTCGCCCGGATTAGCCATGGCCCATTTCCGCTTCGCACTCTCATGGCGCAACTGACCGAGGCGGCGCGCACCGCATTGACGTAG
- a CDS encoding TorF family putative porin produces the protein MIRLSLLLLLVAGLATPVVALPLKADFAMRSDYRNRGLSVTNRRPVLQGNFTLDLPAGGFALAAVSPFTNDGRGVELVLGGGISRKWRGTEFQLSANASLYPGQWRDNLFEIGASATRPVGPVELGVSLVYAPPQRSTGHGANLYSAVSARLPLAHTPFALRGTAGIESGALGHGKRDWSLGSEVEVRGLTLGADWVGSSRTAADPMGRSALVFSVSREI, from the coding sequence ATGATCCGCCTGTCCCTCCTGCTTCTTCTTGTCGCCGGCCTTGCCACTCCCGTCGTCGCGCTGCCGCTCAAGGCCGACTTCGCGATGCGCAGCGACTATCGCAACCGCGGGCTATCGGTGACCAACCGGCGCCCGGTGCTGCAGGGCAATTTCACCCTCGACCTGCCGGCCGGCGGTTTCGCGCTGGCCGCGGTTTCGCCGTTCACGAACGACGGGCGCGGGGTCGAGCTGGTGCTGGGCGGCGGGATCAGCCGCAAATGGCGGGGGACCGAGTTCCAGCTGTCCGCCAACGCCAGCCTCTATCCCGGCCAGTGGCGCGACAATCTGTTCGAGATCGGCGCCTCGGCGACCCGCCCGGTCGGTCCGGTCGAGCTCGGCGTGTCGCTGGTCTATGCCCCGCCGCAGCGGTCGACGGGGCATGGCGCCAATCTCTATTCGGCGGTCTCGGCGCGGTTGCCGCTGGCGCACACGCCGTTCGCGCTGCGCGGGACGGCGGGGATCGAGAGCGGCGCGCTTGGCCATGGCAAGCGCGACTGGTCGCTCGGCAGCGAGGTCGAGGTGCGCGGGCTGACGCTGGGCGCCGACTGGGTCGGCAGCAGCCGCACCGCCGCCGACCCGATGGGCCGCAGCGCGCTGGTCTTCTCGGTCAGCCGCGAAATCTAG
- a CDS encoding ABC transporter permease: MTLPRMLQSALVIGRRDFTATVLSRTFIFFLIGPLFPLLIGGVFGTVGASVAGDTSPLKVAVVATQPDYDRLAKAAAAVQPLLGDKGLELIRHAPEADLARQQDALLDSKEEPAAVLVDAFGHPRLTGSIDRDGKVAREMRLILAQASATAGPTIDVQSVESDAAAAPTPRDLTKTARTSQGILFFFTLLLAGMLLSQLIEEKSNKVIEVLAAAVPIESIFLGKLFAMLLTSLVGIAVWSSAGALALRSLAPDAFASLPVPAVGWPMFGLLALAYFSMNYLLIGGVFLGIGALASTARQVQILSMPVTMAQVVLFAIASAAVGKLDGPYGIFATLFPLSSPYLMLARAATTPVLWVHPAGLVWQALWVAIVLRVAAGVFRRSVLKSGRQGSWFRRARAA, from the coding sequence ATGACCCTTCCCCGCATGCTCCAGTCGGCGCTGGTGATCGGCCGCCGCGATTTCACCGCGACCGTGCTGTCGCGGACCTTCATCTTCTTCCTGATCGGGCCACTGTTCCCGCTGCTGATCGGCGGCGTGTTCGGCACCGTCGGGGCCAGCGTCGCCGGCGACACCAGCCCACTCAAGGTGGCGGTGGTCGCGACCCAGCCCGACTACGACCGGCTCGCCAAGGCGGCCGCCGCGGTGCAGCCCCTGCTCGGCGACAAGGGCCTCGAGCTGATCCGCCACGCGCCGGAGGCCGACCTCGCCCGCCAACAGGATGCCTTGCTCGATTCGAAGGAAGAGCCCGCGGCGGTCCTCGTCGATGCCTTCGGCCACCCGCGCTTGACCGGCTCGATCGACCGCGACGGCAAGGTCGCCCGCGAAATGCGGCTGATTCTCGCCCAGGCCTCGGCGACCGCCGGCCCCACGATCGACGTGCAATCGGTCGAGAGCGACGCCGCTGCCGCCCCGACCCCACGCGACCTCACCAAGACCGCGCGGACTTCCCAGGGCATCCTGTTCTTCTTCACCCTGCTCCTCGCCGGAATGCTGCTGTCGCAGCTGATCGAGGAGAAATCGAACAAGGTGATCGAGGTGCTGGCGGCGGCGGTGCCGATCGAAAGCATCTTCCTCGGCAAATTGTTCGCGATGCTGCTGACGTCGCTGGTCGGGATCGCGGTATGGTCGTCGGCCGGCGCGCTCGCCTTGCGCAGCCTCGCCCCCGACGCCTTCGCCAGCCTGCCCGTTCCCGCGGTCGGCTGGCCGATGTTCGGGCTGCTCGCGCTCGCTTATTTCTCGATGAATTATCTGCTCATCGGCGGCGTCTTCCTCGGCATCGGCGCGCTCGCCTCGACTGCGCGGCAGGTCCAGATCCTCTCGATGCCGGTGACCATGGCGCAGGTCGTCCTGTTCGCCATCGCCTCGGCGGCGGTCGGCAAGCTCGACGGTCCCTACGGCATCTTCGCGACGCTGTTTCCGCTGTCCTCGCCCTATCTGATGCTCGCGCGCGCGGCGACCACGCCGGTGCTGTGGGTCCATCCGGCAGGCCTCGTCTGGCAGGCTTTGTGGGTCGCCATCGTGCTGCGCGTCGCCGCCGGGGTGTTCCGCCGCTCGGTGCTCAAGAGCGGGCGCCAGGGAAGCTGGTTCCGGCGCGCGCGCGCCGCCTAG
- a CDS encoding ABC transporter ATP-binding protein, with the protein MQTSITSGDAIVADDLVKDFGDKRAVDGVSLRVPTGSIYGILGPNGAGKTTTIRMLLGIIDPSSGERTLLGHDRPLEAARQVGYLPEERGLYPAMHAREAIAFMGALRGLPLKEGRRRADAMLAERGVSDWAKRPIRSLSKGQAQTVQLLGTLIHEPRLIVLDEPFSGLDAINQEKLEAQIRERAAKGATVLFSTHVIAHAERLCERIAIIAGGKVAFEGAVDEAREQLRPIVQLVTRASDGPWRAALPAEARHDGKRWTFELPEGGPEPLLKALIDGGAGIETLSIERPGLHDAFVAIAGEAAAHDLAMSGAPR; encoded by the coding sequence CTGCAGACTTCCATCACTTCGGGCGACGCGATCGTCGCCGATGACCTCGTCAAGGATTTCGGCGACAAGCGCGCCGTCGACGGCGTCTCGCTGCGGGTGCCGACGGGCAGCATCTACGGCATCCTTGGTCCCAACGGGGCGGGCAAGACCACCACCATTCGCATGCTGCTTGGCATCATCGACCCTTCTTCGGGCGAGCGCACCCTGCTCGGCCACGACCGCCCGCTCGAGGCGGCGCGCCAGGTCGGCTACCTGCCCGAGGAGCGCGGCCTCTATCCCGCGATGCACGCCCGCGAGGCGATCGCCTTCATGGGCGCGCTGCGCGGGCTGCCGCTCAAGGAAGGCCGCCGCCGCGCCGACGCCATGCTCGCCGAGCGCGGCGTTTCCGACTGGGCCAAACGCCCGATCCGCTCATTGTCCAAGGGCCAGGCGCAGACCGTGCAATTGCTCGGCACGCTGATCCACGAGCCCCGGCTGATCGTCCTCGACGAACCCTTTTCGGGCCTCGACGCGATCAACCAGGAGAAGCTCGAAGCCCAGATCCGCGAGCGCGCCGCGAAAGGCGCCACCGTGCTCTTCTCAACCCACGTCATCGCCCATGCCGAACGGCTCTGCGAGCGGATCGCGATTATCGCCGGGGGCAAGGTCGCGTTCGAGGGGGCGGTCGACGAGGCGCGTGAACAGTTGCGCCCGATCGTCCAGCTTGTCACCCGCGCGAGCGACGGGCCGTGGCGCGCCGCGCTGCCCGCCGAGGCCCGCCACGACGGCAAGCGCTGGACCTTCGAGCTGCCCGAAGGTGGCCCCGAGCCGCTGCTCAAGGCGCTGATCGACGGCGGCGCGGGGATCGAGACGCTGTCGATCGAGCGGCCCGGCCTCCACGACGCCTTCGTCGCCATCGCCGGCGAGGCCGCCGCCCACGACCTCGCGATGAGCGGAGCGCCGCGATGA
- the queG gene encoding tRNA epoxyqueuosine(34) reductase QueG: MSEPASLKEAIRVEAARLGFVSCGFARADAVPEAGARLKEWLAAGQHGSMGWMEERAEQRAAPQGLWPEAKSVIALAMSYAPAEDPRALADQPERARISVYAQGGDYHKTVKKALKALARFIVDQVPSELKVFVDTAPVMEKPLSAAAGIGWQGKHTNLLSRTHGNWLFLGVIFTELELAPDPPAEEHCGSCTRCLAACPTAAFDGPRRLDARRCISYLTIEHAGPIPHEFRAAMGNRIYGCDDCLAVCPWNRFAAQAQANRAFLPRAELAAPRLADLLGLDDAAFRELFAGSPIKRIGVNRFLRNCLIAAGNSGDAALLPRVEALCGSDDPVVAEAAGWAAERLSA; encoded by the coding sequence GTGAGTGAACCCGCAAGCCTTAAGGAAGCGATACGCGTCGAGGCGGCGCGGCTCGGCTTCGTGTCGTGCGGGTTCGCGCGGGCCGACGCGGTGCCCGAGGCGGGCGCGCGGCTGAAGGAGTGGCTTGCCGCCGGCCAGCACGGCAGCATGGGCTGGATGGAGGAGCGGGCCGAGCAGCGCGCGGCCCCGCAGGGGCTGTGGCCCGAGGCGAAGAGCGTGATCGCGCTGGCGATGAGCTATGCCCCGGCGGAGGACCCGCGGGCGCTGGCCGACCAGCCGGAGCGGGCGCGGATCAGCGTCTATGCGCAGGGCGGCGACTATCACAAGACGGTGAAAAAGGCGCTGAAAGCGCTGGCGCGGTTCATCGTCGACCAGGTGCCGTCCGAGCTCAAGGTGTTCGTCGACACCGCCCCGGTGATGGAGAAGCCGCTGTCCGCCGCGGCGGGGATCGGCTGGCAGGGCAAGCATACCAACCTATTGAGCCGGACCCACGGCAACTGGCTGTTCCTCGGAGTAATCTTCACTGAACTGGAGCTGGCGCCCGATCCGCCGGCCGAGGAGCATTGCGGGAGCTGCACGCGCTGCCTGGCCGCCTGCCCGACCGCGGCGTTCGACGGGCCGCGCCGGCTCGATGCGCGGCGCTGCATCTCCTATCTGACGATCGAGCACGCCGGGCCGATCCCACACGAGTTTCGCGCCGCAATGGGCAACCGCATCTACGGCTGCGACGATTGCCTTGCGGTCTGTCCGTGGAACCGCTTCGCCGCACAGGCGCAGGCGAACCGGGCGTTCCTGCCGCGTGCCGAGCTGGCTGCGCCGCGGCTGGCGGACCTGCTCGGCCTCGACGATGCGGCTTTTCGCGAGCTGTTCGCGGGGTCGCCGATCAAGCGGATCGGGGTCAACCGTTTCCTGCGCAATTGCCTGATCGCGGCGGGGAACAGCGGCGATGCCGCGCTGCTGCCGCGGGTCGAGGCGCTGTGCGGGTCGGACGATCCGGTAGTGGCGGAAGCCGCCGGCTGGGCGGCTGAGCGGTTGAGCGCCTAG
- a CDS encoding adenosine kinase gives MTQPRFDVLCIGNAIVDVIADADDAFLAAQGLTKGSMRLIDEGEAERLYGVMGPGRELSGGSAGNTAAGLAAFGCTVGFIGQVAKDQLGRIYQHDVESLGVEFLVPARDGVGATARSLILVTPDAQRTMNTFLGAAQLLDAGVIDHRAVADAGILYLEGYLWDPEAPRAAMEAAIADAKAAGRRVAFTLSDTFVVDRHGPDFLRLADEGKLDILFANAAELASVTGEQDFEAGLAKLAPKVPLLVVTHGADGAVAVQGGERAQVPAEPIDRLVDTTGAGDLFAAGFLAGQAKGLGLEACLRLGAIAAAEVIQHYGARPEADLKALAGDLLS, from the coding sequence ATGACCCAGCCCCGCTTCGACGTGCTCTGCATCGGCAATGCGATCGTGGACGTGATCGCCGATGCCGACGACGCCTTTCTCGCAGCGCAGGGGCTCACCAAGGGCTCGATGCGGCTGATCGACGAGGGCGAGGCCGAGCGGCTCTACGGCGTGATGGGGCCGGGACGCGAGCTGTCGGGCGGGTCGGCGGGCAACACCGCCGCAGGGCTGGCGGCGTTCGGCTGCACGGTCGGTTTCATCGGGCAGGTCGCCAAGGACCAGCTCGGCCGCATCTACCAGCATGACGTCGAGAGCCTTGGCGTCGAGTTCCTGGTGCCCGCGCGCGACGGGGTCGGCGCGACCGCGCGCAGCCTCATCCTGGTCACCCCCGACGCGCAGCGGACGATGAACACCTTCCTCGGCGCGGCGCAGCTGCTCGACGCGGGCGTGATCGATCACCGCGCGGTGGCGGACGCGGGCATCCTCTACCTTGAGGGCTATCTGTGGGACCCTGAGGCGCCGCGCGCGGCGATGGAAGCGGCGATCGCCGACGCCAAGGCGGCCGGGCGGCGGGTGGCGTTCACGCTGTCGGACACCTTCGTGGTCGACCGCCACGGACCCGACTTCCTGCGGCTGGCCGACGAGGGCAAGCTCGACATCTTGTTCGCCAACGCCGCCGAGCTGGCCTCGGTCACCGGCGAGCAGGATTTCGAAGCGGGGCTGGCGAAACTTGCCCCCAAGGTGCCGCTGCTGGTGGTCACCCACGGCGCCGACGGCGCGGTGGCGGTGCAGGGCGGGGAGCGCGCGCAGGTGCCGGCCGAGCCGATCGACCGCCTGGTCGACACCACCGGCGCGGGCGACTTGTTCGCGGCGGGCTTCCTGGCCGGACAGGCGAAGGGGCTCGGGCTCGAGGCGTGCCTGCGGCTGGGCGCGATCGCCGCGGCCGAGGTCATCCAGCATTATGGCGCGCGGCCCGAGGCGGATTTGAAAGCGCTCGCCGGCGACCTGCTCTCCTGA